The Streptomyces albofaciens JCM 4342 genome has a segment encoding these proteins:
- a CDS encoding glycosyltransferase family 9 protein — MTSAPRTLVVRLDSAGDVLLAGPAVRAVAAGSSYTALLCGPLGERAARLLPGVDEVIVHDAPWVGLRPAPVDRRVTEKLVDTLAAGRFDRALVLVSYHQSPLPAALLLKLAGVGWVAADSVDYPGALLDLRHHRKPHRHEAEAALDLARDAGFALPPGDDGALGVLPPPDTSPLTGPDPYVVLHPGAAVPARAWSAARAARAAGALSAAGHRVVVTGGPGERELTAAVAGGHALDLGGRTDVHQLAGVLAGARAVVVGNTGPAHLAAAVRTPVVCLFAPVVPARLWAPYGVPHILLGDQDAPCAGSRARRCPVPGHPCLDTVSDTALLAAVSRLTGPGRPSVPSAPGRTDRSAAAPDDTERGATV, encoded by the coding sequence ATGACCTCGGCCCCGCGGACGCTCGTCGTCCGGCTGGACAGCGCGGGTGATGTGCTGCTGGCCGGTCCGGCGGTACGCGCCGTGGCGGCGGGCTCGTCGTACACCGCGCTGCTGTGCGGCCCGCTGGGCGAGCGGGCGGCGCGGCTGCTGCCCGGTGTGGACGAGGTGATCGTGCACGACGCGCCGTGGGTGGGCCTGCGGCCCGCGCCGGTGGACCGGCGGGTCACGGAGAAGCTGGTCGACACCCTGGCGGCGGGCCGGTTCGACCGGGCGCTGGTGCTCGTCTCGTACCACCAGAGCCCGCTGCCGGCCGCGCTGCTGCTCAAGCTCGCCGGGGTCGGCTGGGTCGCGGCGGACAGCGTGGACTACCCCGGCGCGCTGCTGGACCTGCGGCACCACCGCAAGCCGCACCGGCACGAGGCCGAGGCGGCGCTCGACCTCGCGCGGGACGCCGGGTTCGCCCTGCCGCCCGGCGACGACGGCGCCCTCGGCGTCCTGCCGCCGCCCGACACCTCTCCCCTGACCGGCCCCGACCCGTACGTGGTGCTGCACCCGGGCGCGGCGGTGCCGGCCCGTGCCTGGAGTGCCGCGCGGGCGGCCCGGGCGGCGGGCGCGCTGAGCGCGGCGGGCCACCGCGTCGTCGTCACCGGCGGGCCCGGCGAACGGGAGCTGACCGCCGCCGTCGCGGGCGGCCACGCGCTGGACCTCGGCGGGCGCACCGATGTGCACCAGCTCGCCGGGGTGCTGGCGGGCGCGCGGGCCGTGGTCGTCGGCAACACCGGCCCCGCGCACCTGGCGGCCGCCGTGCGCACACCGGTCGTCTGCCTGTTCGCGCCGGTGGTGCCCGCGCGGCTGTGGGCGCCGTACGGCGTGCCGCACATCCTGCTGGGCGACCAGGACGCGCCGTGCGCGGGCAGCCGTGCCCGGCGCTGCCCGGTGCCCGGACACCCCTGTCTCGACACGGTCAGCGACACCGCGCTGCTCGCGGCCGTGTCCCGGCTGACCGGCCCGGGACGGCCGTCGGTGCCCTCCGCGCCCGGCCGTACGGACCGTTCCGCAGCGGCTCCCGACGACACCGAACGAGGTGCGACTGTATGA
- a CDS encoding glycosyltransferase, which translates to MNILLWHVHGSWTTAFVQGPHTYLVPVTPDRGPDGLGRARTFPWPESVVEKTPAELRHTPVDLVVLQRPHEAELAERWLGGRRPGRDVPAVYLEHNAPDGDVPHTRHPYADRDDLTLVHVTHFNRLFWDNGGTRTEVIEHGIVDPGHLYTGAVERAAVVVNEPVRRGRTVGTDLLPELSAAAPLDVFGMRTDGLAEHLGLPPDRCRTADLPQADLHAAMAQRRLYLHPVRWTSLGLSLLEAMHLGMPVVALATTEAAEAVRPGTGTLSNRPEVLARAARTYLEDPDAAAEDGARARQAALERYGLKRFLHDWERLITEVRT; encoded by the coding sequence ATGAACATCCTGCTCTGGCATGTCCACGGATCGTGGACGACCGCGTTCGTCCAGGGGCCGCACACCTATCTGGTGCCGGTCACCCCGGACCGGGGCCCCGACGGGCTGGGCCGCGCCCGTACCTTCCCGTGGCCCGAATCGGTGGTGGAGAAGACCCCGGCGGAGCTGCGGCACACCCCGGTCGACCTGGTCGTGCTCCAGCGTCCGCACGAGGCGGAGCTGGCGGAGCGCTGGCTGGGCGGGCGCCGTCCCGGCCGGGACGTGCCCGCCGTCTACCTGGAGCACAACGCGCCGGACGGCGACGTGCCGCACACCCGCCACCCGTACGCCGACCGGGACGACCTGACGCTGGTGCACGTCACCCACTTCAACCGGCTGTTCTGGGACAACGGCGGCACCCGTACGGAAGTGATCGAGCACGGCATCGTGGACCCCGGCCACCTCTACACCGGGGCCGTCGAACGCGCCGCGGTCGTGGTCAACGAGCCGGTCCGGCGCGGCCGTACGGTCGGCACCGACCTGCTGCCCGAGCTGTCGGCCGCCGCCCCGCTGGACGTCTTCGGCATGCGCACCGACGGGCTCGCCGAGCATCTGGGCCTGCCACCGGACCGCTGCCGCACGGCCGACCTGCCACAGGCCGACCTGCACGCGGCGATGGCGCAGCGGCGGCTCTACCTGCACCCGGTGCGCTGGACCTCGCTGGGCCTGTCGCTGCTGGAGGCCATGCACCTGGGCATGCCGGTGGTGGCCCTGGCCACCACCGAGGCCGCCGAAGCGGTGCGGCCCGGCACCGGCACCCTCTCCAACCGGCCCGAAGTCCTGGCCCGGGCCGCCCGGACGTACCTGGAGGACCCCGACGCGGCGGCCGAGGACGGCGCGCGGGCCCGCCAGGCGGCGCTGGAGCGCTACGGGCTCAAGCGCTTCCTGCACGACTGGGAACGCCTGATCACGGAGGTGCGGACATGA